AATGGCAATCACCTTTATTCTAATTACTTTCCTACTATCACCATGCTGTTAGCTGCTCTAGTTGCTTTCACTTACCTAATACACATCTCGTCCTTATCCTCTGCACTAGAGCACACTGTCACCATGAGTCTTCCAAGCCTCTTCCTCACACTCTCAGTTTGTTTAAGCATGTTTTCCTCATCTCATCCAAACTCTGCTAAGAAGTCAGGTTGTTTCAGAGTCAACCACTGCAAATGCATCATGAAGGATGGGAGTGGTGTGATAAACCTGAGATCTATGGAAGATGCAGACGGTTTCCTGGGGCATTTGAAGCCTGTGTCAGTAGACAACACGTCGGCCAGTGCGGAGATCCTCCTGTCCTTCAGCCCCTGCCAGCCCTTCTCTCAGCCAGAGGAACTGACAGAAACTGACTGTATCAACGTTGCTGCATGCCTCGTTATCAGGTAGAGTATACAAGACTCAGTGCTGAGATTCACACTTTATCAGTGTTTACAGTGAAGCAAGACTTTGTTGTAAAGCTACACAAATATTCAAAGATTTGAATGCGCCTGCCAACAACTGTAGGTAGAGTAAGAGGGCAGTGAGGACTgctacatttttcatttttgtctttcatgCTTTTTAGTTGTGCAATGTCCTCTTTACAAATAATTATTGGCAAGAAGcgtttgcaaaaaataaatacatttgtaaatggAAAGTAGAACTGTGCACTTTGTTCCACTGCTTCACTAACTGCTCAATGCTTCAAACATGAAAGACAAAATCCCGACACTCGGTTCCCACCAGATCTAATCTTATGCACTGTCTGTGGCCCTGTGCTCCAAGCTCATTGGTACCTACTTGcaatgttaattaattaaaaaaagttattaaaataatttcctaaaacaatcaaatcaattaaatgtaaaaaaatgttattcaaacaggaggaaatatgCTATATGCAAAAAGGCTTTTGattgggactattttcagctgtggatgaatccacatttggttGTTAGaatttgtggcagcaggacggtgtgtTTAGTCAAAGTAAACTAGGCTTATCGATGTGTTtataatagtttttggacaaaaaTAGAGGCacagaagaaaatgtatatCAGGCTTTGTTGCACACAGGATACAGgttattgttggttttggtcttttcatgggatcTGTTGACAATAAGATATTATAGAATATTACTGGGCTACTttttaaacagttaaataaGTCTAAAGACTTTGTATGTATAGctattgtttaaaaatatatatatttatcataatCTCTTCAGTTGAgtaaaaagcacaatatttcCTCTACACGTATAAAGCACTTTTATTTAACCTCTTTGACTGAATGTGAAGATCATTTGTGGAAGTCTTTTTGTAAGATTTTTTGCAGTCAAATGAGATatctttgttctctcttttgAACAGCAGCTGTTGTTTGGGCAGCGTCCACTAGGGGGTGTCCtaacacacaaactgaaaatgtgaagaCTTCAGTGGTAGAAACTCTGCTGTTCATATTCTGatctataaacatgtttttattcattaactGCACATGTTACACGTtgcaaagtttattttaaaatagttCTCGAATGatttggaaaatatgtttgcaCGTGTCTGTCTGAGGGATGTGGGAGACTAAAATTCTGATTATGGCGCCAAAAAAGTCTCCCCCTTAGCACTTAGACGTTTGGCTTTATGACAACATGCTTTTATCAAcacatctttatctttattagAAAATATTGTATCTTTAGAAAAATGTTCCCACTTGTCTGCTTTACACATCTGGAAGataactgaacatttcaaataatcCCTTATTCTTCATATTTTGCCATGTGAATAGGCATCACAGGCTCAACAGATACATTAATCACTATATCAGCTACGGGAGACATGAAAAGAATGAATTCCACTACAACGACACGCTGAAGATGCTGTCTGTCTCGTACCTTTGTGAgctacaacacaaacattacatataATTTATTTCACAGATAATTTTGTCATTGTGGTGTCATGACAACCTGATAACCTTCTTCTCCTGTCCCAGCTCACGACGAGCAGCCGCTCACAGTAGTGCATTACCACTGTAATCCAAATCAGTCCGCTTCCTTCATCCGGGACCAGAGCCTCAGCGCCAAGGAGCCCCTGCAGATCTGGGTGGAGAGCCCCTGTGCTTGTCCAAATGCCTGTGCCATGGGAGACCTGGGTTTAGGCACAATATTCCTCATCATCCTTTCCCTCAGTGCTGCCGCCTACTTCATCCTCGGTAATACTTTGTGCTGCATTTAACATGTAAAAATTAAGGAACCATGATAAAAATCCTTTTTCTAAGCCCCtacttatttattacatttcaagGGATGAATGTTACACAGCTCTTCACACCTAGAAATAAGACAATGACTTAAAGGACTCTGTAAAGTATCAGAAGTCAAATCATGGCTAGACTTAAAGTTTCTAAGGGCGCAGTGCGTGGAActccaaaatgttttgtacaaaCTGAATCAGTTTATATCCAAAGCATAATCAGGCAGAGcaaaagtgaacacacacaagatcAACACATCCGGCTTAGTTACCTCAgagatagagaaaaaaagaatttgataaataaagatgCAAGACTCCAATCAACAAAAGTCCTGTCAAAGGAAGGCGGTCATGGTGATTTCAGGGGAAGAGTAGCAGTTTCTGAGCCACTTCTCAGGAGCACAACAAGGCCAAAGACTCGTGGACTGAGAAATATCAGCATTTCATAGTGGATGACTCTTTACTGATGAATCCATGTTTATGGActaacagaagtgtgtgtgtgtgtaagaacaCAACAGGAGAGAGAATGATACCACAGTGCATCAAACCTTCTGAACTGACTCCACCCTGACCAAGGAGAAGCAGAGACATGCTACACCCTCTGGTTTGTATCTCTGTGGAGAGGGATTCATACTGCAGCAGGAttatgaccccaaacacacacacacctcaaagcTTCACAAGATCTACTAGAGAGATCTCTACCAAAGAAGACCAAGAAGGCCTGACCGTCATGGACTTTCTTCCACAGTCACCAGACCTCAACACCATCACTGATTTATCCCAATAAATCAATGATGCACAAGACTGAGGAAGCATTCTGGGTCATCACAAGAAGTTCTTTGGAACAATGTCAAATCATGATAACAGATAACATGAGTCATCAGGTTTTTGTTGAGTCCAGCTCGAGTACATGCTGTCATTAAAGGAAAAGGTGGACAAACCAAATTCTGAGACATTCAACTTTTTCCTCAAATAAATAAGATGATGTTATCATTtgtaaaatagtaataatagtaaattCAAAGTAGAAGTATCTTCTGCTCTCAGGCCTTTAGACCTCACTGTATACATGCAGCATATTGACAAACAGATGATACTAAGGTATAATTGTCTCTATGTGACTTTTATTTGCCTTCCATTCTGCCTACAGGCTCATGTGCTCTGAGGCCTTTTCGGAGCAGCAGCGGAGTCCAAATCTCTCCGGAGCACAGCGTGTGGTGTATGATCTGCTACCTCTGCACTGAGAGAAGGCCAGAGAGAAGACACTATGCAGACGTGACACACTGTGAACGATAGACAGCTGCACACCTGGAACACTGCAAGAAGTCTCAATGTTTTTTGACCTACTCCATGAGAAGGCGTCATGTCCCATAGAGGGCCCAGAGTCAGTATGGTTTGTTTTACAATTCCCTGAAAGTGACAGGCTAACACTCCGTACAGCTTTGCACATCATTGTATAAATTAGTCAGGTTCTCTTTACTGATTCCACGTGTCACAAATGATAAGTCTTTCTTTTAACCTTGTGTggttaaaaaatgattttaaaaaaagttattgcATGTGactaaaagtcttttttttatgtcacaaacaaatgtgcatggaagcaaacaaagcagacaCTTGTTGATGAAGCATGTTTcacattgtttatattttcaaatttagcATATGTgactattaaaaacaaaaaaatcacaaaatcacacaaaagaaatgatTACATAAGACCCTGCACCCCAGACAACGATACAGCACACCCAACAAAATGCAGTGTCACAactgattaaataataattatctaACAATTTCTTATAGTATAATTTCCTGTACATCTTGTattatctataatatataaGCCACCTCACACCTCTTATTGATCCCTCCCAACCTTCTTTGAACACTGTGGCTCAGAGGAAGAGTGGGTCATCCACTcatcagatgatcggcggttcgatcccctccagtctgcatgtcgaagtgtccttggacaagatactgtatttcaaattgctcctgaaggctgtgccatcggtgtgtgaatgtatatGAATGGTTATCTCCTTCGAACTGATgagcagccaatgccatcagtgtatgaatgtgtgtgaatgggtgaatgagatatgtactgtaaagagctttgagtggtcggtaGACTAGAAAGAtcctatataagtacagtccatttaccatttaatcaTCCCACTCTTTGTGAGTCTCATTCTATCCAATTTCAAATTTTAGGGTAAGCAGTCATCAGTTGTCATATTATGTATCATGTCGTGTGTTGCATAATTGGGGTTATGAGACAGGTCTTCCTCAGGAAAGTGCTAACAGCTTCAGGGCTGCAGGTAAATATTCTAGAAGAGGTGACCAAATGTTCAGAAACAGCTGATCTTTTCCTTTAAGACatcctttcattttttatagggtatgttttttttaaatctctatgTATGATGGATTTGAtgatgaatttttattttaaatatctcACAAATGTTCTTGGAAATACACAACCAAACTGAATTCATagtggagaaagagaaggtttattttgtaaaagGGTTAAATGGAATATGCCAGTCATCTTCAATATGTGCTTATAATTTAAGAGGAATATTTTGCCACTCGAGTCAGAGGGACTGACAATGAAGAAGAGAATGAGAAAatgatgatataaaatattttccattttatacCACGAGAGAAATCTCTCTATGTCACTGCAAGGGAGGAAACAAAAGGAGGCAACCTGAGTAGATAGCCAAAGAAATGTTGCTTGGGAATATTAAATATCGCTTATCTATCGCAGGTCCTTTAtaccaacagctgtcagactcttcagCACCAGCATTTCTATACATTTTGTActtgtgaataatttattatcaaccttgtgtatatgagctactgtgacaagtgaatttccccggtgtgggatcattaaagtctatctgaTCTTAGTTTATCTTGTAATCCTAGAAGGACAGTAATCCATGATATTCATCACCAAAACACAGATGAGCCAGAGCCTGCAGGAAAGTCAGGATTACATGTTCATATTATAGtgtattatattaatattctgTTCTGCATGTTTCTCTGTTCCCATGCTCACTGTATGTCacgtttgctgttgtttttggttGCTCACCTGTGTGGCACCATCTTTTCTCTtcagatgtttcatttttaaacactgtTCCATTAAAAGTCATTTCTGTTACTCCAGTTGTCCACAGGCATCTTATTACTACTTCATTTTTTCATGTAGaagcacatatactgtacatactctTATTTTCCTGTGTTTCCACACTGTGGGTGCCTTTTTTGACTGGATCACAGCAAAGCGAGGCCAGTTCTATGACCGTGTGGCCTTCTCCGAGTGATGAAGTTACACCATTGGTTGGTCCTAAATTATGTCCTCTTTTAATCTCATTTTTATGCTCAAATGGGACAGCATGGTGTGTGCCTCCGTGAGTGTACACAGAGGACTTTATGCTCAATGCACGAACCATTGTAATATTCTGTGATACGCAAAGGGCTGTGCGAACACAGCATTCAGTGAGGAAGCAGTAGACAAGTGTTAGCAGAAGAATGCCATAAACCAAATGTGGCTGCACACTCAGCTATACAGCTCCTCACTGATGTAAAAGAATAGTTATTATAAACTCTTTATCTATTCGTGGACATGCTTTAAACACATCATTTGTGGAGCCTACGTGCTCGATACAAGATGCACGTTGATGTCACTTTTGGTATAAATAAAGCTTTGCAGTGAGGTGTGGTCCGTCTGCAGGAACACCGGTCAAAGTCCAGCCATGTACTACATTTCAAAGTCTTGTAATTTTGGGGAGACTCTGCAGCTTCTCATCATGGAGCCCATATTTTTAACCCATGTGTGGGGGCTCCACCTGTGGACAGCAGCAGACCTTATCAACAGTGACCTGTTTCCCCATTTCTCTTTCCTGCCCCGCCCACATGGAGGGGCAAAGTGACTCAatctgttttctgctctgtatGCTGTGGAGTACTGGAGGCTGCGTTAGGCTGATCTTAACTGTTGTGTGAAGGGTTGATTAACACAGAAGAGTCGTTTGTCTCAGATCCCTGAGTGGTAGTTTTCTCCACTGAAGTCCTGAAAGGAAAAACAGTAATATTACATGTAGCTGGTGTAGTTATCAAATCCCTAAACACATCACAACTTTCAGCTCTGGAAATGCTATCAGTCTCTGTACAGggacacacagaaatgaaactgaGAACAGTTTTATCTTCTGATtctgtaaaacaataaacaagagGATATCCCAAAATGTTACACTGTTCCTAAAGTTAGGCATAAACATGTCATAGTATGATGACCTTGTTACGTGacagtgaatgaaaatatttgaagaattttaaaagaaagttttttactttttcctttttttttcctttggcatTTTTGCCACTGCTGACCTAGGGTGAGAGGTGGGTACAACCTGGAAAAGTTGCCAGttcacaaaacaacattaatattcCTTTAGAGATGTGTTTCTGTCTAACTGATGAATGTAGGGTCAATGTTCACTTTATTTGTTGGCTCTGGTTTCGGTCTTTAGtggctaaatgctccactatgttcacaagccagtctttctgctgtttggtgttaaGCGGGTAGTGTGTAGTCACTTTATCAGAgcttttcactgaaaacagatgctactgctgctgctgctgctgcttgtaaTAAGGTGAATGAGAACATTGaaactgaaccagaacagtaaagttgtggcccgaaaaccaaaacaatgagctttaTAACCACAAATAGCTCTGTAGAGCTAACAGGAACTGCAGATATGGGTTGATAGTCCTCCTGTGTGACAGGCTTTTTACA
This genomic stretch from Larimichthys crocea isolate SSNF chromosome III, L_crocea_2.0, whole genome shotgun sequence harbors:
- the LOC113744877 gene encoding uncharacterized protein LOC113744877 yields the protein MSLPSLFLTLSVCLSMFSSSHPNSAKKSGCFRVNHCKCIMKDGSGVINLRSMEDADGFLGHLKPVSVDNTSASAEILLSFSPCQPFSQPEELTETDCINVAACLVIRHHRLNRYINHYISYGRHEKNEFHYNDTLKMLSVSYLSHDEQPLTVVHYHCNPNQSASFIRDQSLSAKEPLQIWVESPCACPNACAMGDLGLGTIFLIILSLSAAAYFILGSCALRPFRSSSGVQISPEHSVWCMICYLCTERRPERRHYADVTHCER